A window of Corallococcus soli genomic DNA:
AGCGACACCGCCGCGAGCGCGGACGTGCGCCCCGGCCGCCTCAGGCCTTCTGCCCGTGGAGTGCGTCGTTCTCGGACACGGTGGGGTGGTCCTTCACGGGGGGCGGCGCATCCAGCCCGAAGGCCGTGTGCAGCGCGCGCACGGCGAGCTCCGTGTACTTCGTGTGGATGACACACGACGTCTTGATCTCCGACGTGGAGATGAGCTGGATGTTGATGCCCTCCTGGGAGAGCGTCTGGAACATCCGGGCCGCGACGCCCGAGTGGTTGCGCATGCCCACGCCGACGATGGACACCTTGGCGATGGTGTCGTCCACCTCCACGCCGGTGGCGCCCACCTCCTGGGCCGCGAGCTTCACCACGTCATGTGCCTTGGCGAAGTCCGCCTTGGCCACGGTGAAGGTGACGTCGGTGCGGCCATCGCGCGACAGGTTCTGCACGATGAGGTCCACCACGATGTGCTTCGCGTCGAGCGCCCCGAAGAGCTTCGCCGCGGCGCCCGGCTGATCCGGCACGCCCACCACGGTGATCTTCGCCTCGTTCCTGTCGTAGGCGACACCTCGAACCAGCACGTCCTCCATGGATGCGTCCTCCTCGCAGACGAGCGTGCCGGGATCCTCGGTGAAGGAAGACTTCACCCAGAGGGGCACCTTGTACTTCATGGCGAATTCGACCGAGCGGATCTGCAACACCTTGGCGCCCAGGCTCGCCAGCTCCAGCATCTCCTCGTACGTGATGCGGTCCAGCTTGCGAGCGGCCGGACACACGTTGGGGTCGGTGGTGTAGACCCCATCCACGTCCGTGTAGATCTCACACGCGTCCGCGTTGAGCGCCGCGGCCAGCGCGACGCCCGTGGTGTCGGAGCCGCCGCGCCCCAGCGTCGTGACGCT
This region includes:
- a CDS encoding aspartate kinase, with translation MALIVQKYGGTSVGDTERMKNVARRCLAAQKAGHDVVVVVSAMSGETNRLLKLVAQITDRPNEREQDVIVATGEQVSIGLVALAIQAQGGEAVSFLGHQVRIVTDSTFSKARIKSIDAQPIRAALAKKQIVVVAGFQGVDETGSVTTLGRGGSDTTGVALAAALNADACEIYTDVDGVYTTDPNVCPAARKLDRITYEEMLELASLGAKVLQIRSVEFAMKYKVPLWVKSSFTEDPGTLVCEEDASMEDVLVRGVAYDRNEAKITVVGVPDQPGAAAKLFGALDAKHIVVDLIVQNLSRDGRTDVTFTVAKADFAKAHDVVKLAAQEVGATGVEVDDTIAKVSIVGVGMRNHSGVAARMFQTLSQEGINIQLISTSEIKTSCVIHTKYTELAVRALHTAFGLDAPPPVKDHPTVSENDALHGQKA